Proteins from a genomic interval of Phocoena phocoena chromosome 20, mPhoPho1.1, whole genome shotgun sequence:
- the PTOV1 gene encoding prostate tumor-overexpressed gene 1 protein: MVRPRRAPHRSGAGGPLGGRGRPLRHLTVRAARSRSWPASPRGPQPPRIRARSAPPMQGARVFGALGPIGPSSPGLALGGLAVGEHRLSNKLLAWSGVLEWQEKRRPYSDSTAKLKRALPCQAYVNQGENLETDQWPQKLIMQLIPQQLLTTLGPLFRNSQLAQFHFTNRDCDSLKGLCRVMGNGFAGCMLFPHISPCEVRVLMLLYSSKKKIFMGLIPYDQSGFVNAIRQVITTRKQAVGPGGVAGPVQMVNNKFLAWSGVMEWQEPRPEPNSRSKRWLPSHIYVNQGEILRTEQWPRKLYMQLIPQQLLTTLVPLFRNSRLVQFHFTKDLETLKSLCRIMDNGFAGCVHFSYKASCEVRVLMLLYSSEKKIFIGLIPHDQGNFVNGIRRVIANQQQVLQRNLEQEQQQRGMGG; encoded by the exons ATGGTCCGTCCGCGCCGTGCCCCACACCGCTCCGGCGCTGGGGGCCCCCTCGGGGGTCGCGGCCGCCCCCTGCGGCACCTCACGGTGCGCGCCGCCCGCTCGCGCTCCTGGCCGGCCAGCCCCCGGGGCCCGCAGCCGCCGCGGATCCGGGCTCGCTCGGCCCCTCCCATG CAAGGTGCTCGGGTCTTCGGGGCCCTGGGTCCCATCGGGCCCTCCTCGCCCGGGCTCGCCCTCGGGGGCCTGGCTGTGGGTGAGCACCGGCTCAGCAACAAGCTGCTGGCCTGGAGCGGCGTCCTCGAGTGGCAGGAG AAGCGCAGGCCCTACTCGGACTCCACGGCGAAGCTGAAGCGGGCCCTCCCCTGCCAGGCCTACGTGAACCAGGGCGAGAACCT GGAGACCGACCAGTGGCCGCAGAAGCTGATCATGCAGCTCATCCCGCAGCAGCTGCTG ACCACCCTGGGCCCCCTGTTCCGCAACTCCCAGCTGGCGCAGTTCCACTTCACCAACAGAGACTGCGACTCTCTCAAGGGCCTCTGCCGCGTCATGGGCAATGGCTTT gcggGCTGCATGCTCTTCCCCCACATCTCCCCCTGCGAGGTGCGTGTGCTGATGCTCCTGTACTCGTCCAAGAAGAAGATCTTCATGGGCCTCATCCCCTACGACCAGAGCGGCTTCGTCAACGCCATCCGGCAGGTCATCACCACCCGCAAACAG GCAGTGGGACCTGGTGGCGTCGCGGGCCCCGTCCAGATGGTCAACAACAAGTTCCTGGCATGGAGTGGAGTCATGGAGTGGCAGGAG CCCAGGCCTGAGCCTAACAGTCGGTCTAAGAGGTGGCTGCCGTCGCACATCTACGTGAACCAAGGGGAGATCCT GAGGACCGAGCAGTGGCCACGGAAGCTGTACATGCAGCTCATCCCGCAGCAGCTGCTG ACCACCCTGGTGCCGCTCTTCCGGAACTCCCGCCTGGTGCAGTTCCACTTCACCAAGGACCTGGAGACGCTGAAGAGCCTGTGCCGCATCATGGACAACGGCTTT GCGGGCTGCGTGCACTTTTCCTACAAGGCTTCGTGCGAGGTGCGTGTGCTGATGCTCCTGTACTCCTCCGAGAAGAAGATCTTCATCGGCCTCATCCCCCACGACCAGGGCAACTTCGTCAACGGCATCCGGCGCGTCATCGCCAACCAGCAGCAGGTCCTGCAGCGGAACCTGGagcaggagcagcagcagcgTGGG ATGGGCGGGTAG